ACGATATGGCTCGTGCCCAGTCCTTCGGAAAGGCTATCAGAGAGCTCTGCCTTGGGGGGTCGGAGGACATCTCAGAGGTGGAGCTTCCTGGAAAGGAACCCTACAAAGAGCCATCTGTCATGCCAGAGGGTTCGCCTGAGACGATCTTGGAGAAGTGTACCCTCTGCGGCAAATGCGCCTCCTTGTGTCCAGTCGGGGCCATAGACGTCCTCGATCCGTCGATTACCGACGGAGTCGCCTGCACCTTTTGCTGTGCCTGCGTCAAAGGCTGCCCCACCGGCGCCAGGGTCTTGACCCTTGAACCGGTGGCATCGGTTAGTAAAAAGCTCTGGGATAACTTCTCCGCCAGAAGGGAACCGGAGGTCTTTATACCTATGTAGGGGCTGTACGCTATCTGGTCTTATAGGTATAATCTTTATTCGAAAACATAATTTATTTAGGATAGGGAGAGGTGATGCTTATGGGTCTCAGAGCGATAGTAGGGCTTGTCCTTTTGATGACGCCGCTTTTGTCCCAATCGGTGGCTTTCTCGGAGGAGATCGACACGAATCGGTTGGAGGAATTTATCGGTGAAGAGCACTGTGTCCTAGTCGATACCAGAGACAGCGATGCCTTTAACGGCTGGAGACTGGACGATGTTTCCAGAGGAGGCCATATCGTCGGTGCGGTCAATTTCTCCGCTTCCTGGCTCGACATTGACCATAAGGGCGGAGAAGAGGTTTTAAAGCAGGCTTTGTCCGACAAGGGAATCGTAAAGGACAAAACGGTGGTACTCTACGATGTAAATGGTCGTGATGCCGCTAAGGTTAAGGTATGGCTCGAAGGCAGAGGTTTTGGCGACATATTAACCTACGATGCTAAAAAATGGATCGACGACCCGGCGCATCCTGTGGAGACTCTGCCTGGCTACGGTCTATTGATTCCTGCTGAGGTGCTGAAGGACCTTGTGAACGGCAAGAGGCCGGAGACCTTCGAAAACGCCGGAAAGATCATAATACTGGAGGCCAGCTGGGGAGAGGAAAAGAACTCTTACGCCAAGGGCCATATCCCTGGTGCAGTTCACGTCGACACCGACTGGGTAGAGCCTCCGGTAGAACGACTCTTGAAAGGCGAGGATAAACCTGTGACCATGTGGATCTTGGCCTCCGACGATAAGCTGATGGACCTGGCCAAGAGACTTGGCGTTTCCGCGAGCGATACTGTCGTCGTTACAGGTGAAAACCAGATGGCGGCCTACAGAGTGGCATTTGTCATGGAGTATCTGGGAGTCGAAGACGTCAGGGCCCTCAACGGTGGCATAGGTAGCTGGGTACGTGCGGGATACTCGTTGGACACCGATAGCGTCAAGGGCGAGCCGTCGTCGACTTTGGCAGAACATCCCCTGGCAGGCCTGAAATATTGGACTCTCTTGACCAGACCAAAGAGAGACTTGCTAGCGACGATAGTTTTGTGTTGGTGGACATAAGGACCTGGGATGAGCATATCGGTGAGGTCTCGGGATACTCCTATCACCACAGAAAGGGACGTATTCCAGGCTCCGTCTTTGCCTACGCAGGCAAGACCGACTCCAACTCTCTGGACTACTATCGAAACTTAGACGGAACTATGAGAGAGCCTAGAGATATTCTTTCCATGTGGGAGAGCTGCGGCGTCGATACGTCAAAGCATCTATCGTTTATGTGCGGTAGCGGCTGGCGGGCTGCGGAGGTCTGGTTCTACGCTAGGGCCATGGGCCTTGATGATACCTCTATGTTCAGCGACGGTTGGATAGGATGGAGCAACGAAGGATATCCCTTCGAAACAGGGGAGCCGGTAAGATAGGCGCTTCGATAAAAAGGCCCGGGAAAGTCTCTCCCAGGGCCTTTTTCCTCTTTTTGGTGTTTATTGTGCAGGTTTCTCTTCTGGCCCTCTGCCCCGTTCTCCGTTGGCTCTGTGAGAAGAGAGCGGGAGTCATGAAGCACGTATATTACAGGTCCGTTCAGCTACGCTACGGCATCATGTCCGACGGCAATATGACGTTACTTTCGGTGGCCGCATCGCTTTCCGCTCTGGCTCTGATTTACTTCGCCTTTATCCGGCGAGACAGATTGAGCCGAATTTGTCTCGCGGAGATTTGGTGGGGGGCCTGCCTCGGCCTGTTCCTAGCCTCTGTCACGGCAATGAGATGGTCGACAGATCACGTCGCCTATCGCTATGTCGTTATGACGGCCTTTTGGCCATGGATTATCCAACTTGCCCCACTCTTAACCTGTCGTAGGAAGGCCTAAAGCATAGAAATTCTGGTCTGTCCTTTTTGAGGCTGTCGATGTAATATCGTCGGGTAACCTTAAAGTGTTGTACACTGGTGGCTTATAGGAGGGGGTGACATGGTGCAGAAAGCAACAGCGAAAATATCGGCCTTTGCCATCCTATGTGCCGTTTTTGTCGCCATTGCCGTCGGTCCCTCCGAGGCCAAGGTCTCCCAGGGTGCCATGGAGAGGGCGTGGGAGAGGCTGTCAGAGACCACCGGCTTTAATGCGTCGTTACACCTGGAGGAGAAGGACGAGACTAACGCCTACATAACCATCGAAAACGGTGCCTATAAGGTCGTCGTCTTTCGGGGGCTGTTGAACGTCCTTGAGACCGAGGACGAGATCGCAGGGGTTTTGGCCCACGAGATGGGACACGGGATCCACGGCCATCTTGAGTCAGCCATGAAGCGAAACGCCGGGATCGGCCTCCTGTCGGTTCTCCTGAACGAACTGCTGGACAACGACACTGTGGAGGTCGCCATAGGCTTAGGGGCAACCCTGGCGGTTCAGGGATACAGCAGGGAACAGGAGGTCGAGGCGGACGACGCCGGAGTGGAGTACGCCTACAAGGCGGGATACTCTGCCTGGTCGCTGTACAACGCCATAAAAAGGATGGCCGACAACGGCCAAGTGACCTCCCCCAGCGGCTTCAACTCCCATCCCCCCACGGAGCGGAGGATGACCAGGCTCGCCGCCCAGGCCGAGGGGTGGGAGAAAAGCTACGTCAGGGAAAAGAGAAAATCCAAGCTACCCGAAAAGGAGGCCCCAAAACCCAAGGCCCTCCCGGTGGACGGCTTCGACCCAAACGGATCGGACCAGGCTAAAGTCATATCCACCTATCCTATAGAGAATGGCCTTAAAAACGTCCTTGGCATAATCCAGAGGGACGGATACGGCAAATACTCCTCCGGCAGGTATAAAGAGGCGGCCGCCTCCTTCGCCAGAGGTGTGGAATCCTACGATGGAAACTACCTGGGCGCTCTGTGGGCAGCAAGAGCCTACCACAGGGCTGGTCGGAAGGACGAGGCCCGCCGTTGGGTGGACTTGGCGCTGTCCATAAACGAGGACTACAGGCCAGCTAAGGAGCTTAAAGAGGAGCTCATGCCATAGAGCGGCAGAAGAGGAGGGGCGATTCGAATTTTCGAGTCGCCCCTCCTCTTCTTATGTACTGTTGTTTCTGATGGTATTGGCCTACGAAAGTATTGCTTTGGGGTTTACTCGTATCATAGTTTCCAGTTCGGACGTTGAAAATCCTTGTTCGTGCAGTAGCGTTAGATATTCCACCATGCCTTCGTCGGGAAACGGCGAGTCCTTCTGGCCGAAGTCCGTGGACAGTACGACGTGCTCAATCCCCACCGCACGGATCTGAGGGACAATTTCCTCAACCGTGACTTTCTTCCGGTGAACGGTGAAGTAGCTGTGTTCTATGAAAGCTCCGAAGGATACGCACTTTCTCTGTTGCTCCTCGGTGTACAGGTCTGCCGGGTTGTCTGCGTGGGTCACTATGGCTCGTTTGACGCCGTGCTCCTTGGCCGCTTGTAGCAGGATCAATCCCTCCGAGGCTCCTACGTGTCCAGTGGCAACAACCATATTTCTCTGGGCCGCTACCTCCAGTATCTCATGGACCTCCCGCTTGAGAGTACCGTCCTCTTGGAGCAGAGTGAGGTAGCCTGACGAAGGGGAAATGGCTACGTTGGATTTTGCCTGTTGGTATGATAGAGAGTCAAGCGTGGGCATCCACACGAACTTCCCGCCCATTTCCGCGCATTTTTCCACCCCAAAAGGGTTTAGTCCTCCGACGGATCGGTTCAAGGTTATTCCTCCGGCCACGGACAATCGAGGAAAACTTAGTTTGAGCAGAGAAGCCCTGGAGGCCGTCTCGAACCAGTGGTTCTTTATGACCATACCAGCCATGCCTGCCGCCATGCAACGCACTGCCATCTCCACGTCGGTGCATTTCCTTGGTAACACGTCAGGTGTTGTATGGACATGGAGGTCGTAGGATTGCGACAGTAGCTCTTTCATAGTCCTATACCCCGTGCCCCTAATAGGGCAGAACGAAGGGAATTGTCACTAAAATGACCAGATAGGTGAGAAGTATCATGGGTACACCGATCTTCATAAAGTCGATGAACTTGTAGTTGGTCCAGCCTACGGTCATCATGTTCTGAGGTGCAGCGAACGGCGTGGCGTATGAGGCTGCTCCCGCCAGAGTGATTATCATGGCGATAGGATACGGGCTGACCCCGATGGATTCCGCTATTGACATGCCGATGGGGAGAAATACCAAAATGGTCGGTATGTTAGACATTACCTGGGTTATGGCGGTCGTCGTAAAGAATATGACCGTTGTTATTGCGAAAGAGCTGGGATGTTCTCCCAGGATCTCCAGGATCAGGTTGGCCATAACGTTACCGGCTCCGCTGGCCTTTATTCCGGCAGACATGGCGCTCAAGGCTCCTACCAGTATGAGGCAATTCCAGTCGATGGCGTGGATAGCGTCCTTGATCGTCATGCATCTGGTTCCGACTATGACTAAGGCCCCTACCACCGCCGCGATGTGCATGGGGATCGCCTTCGGAGCCATGGCGATCACGGTAAGCACTGCGGCCATGGTCAGGCAGGCGATGATTGCGCACTTTTTGTTGAAGGGTTTTTTCTCTATCTGTGCGAACTCGGGGACGTACCCGGTGTCAGGCAAATATTTGGCTCCAACGAACGCAAAGAAAATAGTTCCTACGATGCAGACCCCTACCCCGAAGGGAGTTATGGCAAAAAAGCCGAATGGTACGTAGCCTAGGTTTGCCATAACTCCCGCTGCGGCGGCGTTCGAGCCCACTCCGACCAAGGTCACGAAGCCGCCGAACTGAGATCCGAATAGCAGTGCTAGCAATGTCTTGGATGGGCCGAGATCGGCGGATAGACACATGGCGGTTACGAGAGGAGCCATGGAAACGATGACCCCTATGTTGCTGCATATGGAGCTTAGGAAGCAGGAGACGATAAGCGTCACCAGTATGATGTTTCGTTCGCTCTTTCCAGTGATCTTTACCATCCTTTTGCCGATGATATCTGTGATTCCCGTATGGAATAGGGAAGATCCCACCACCATCATCGCCGCTAGCAAAACGATAATGTTGCTGTTATACCCGGCGAAGACATCGCGAACCGGGATTATTCCGGTGTATGCGTAGGCGATAGATGAGGCAATTGCAGTGACCACTATAGGAACAGGTTCCCATATAAAAAGTAAGATGGTTACCAGGAGAATGGCTAGACTAATGGTGATGGGGCTCAATAAAAACTCTCCCTTCCTTCGATTGAGGTGTTAAACCGGTGTCGACGACGTCTATCCTTGTCTTAGGGACGATAGACGTCGTCGATGATCTCAAATCCCTTTTCCTCTAGAAGCTTGTCGACCCATCCTCGCTTGGCGGTACCGTCTTTGGCGGCGGCCAACTTGGCCTCGTCGGATGCTTGGAACGCCTTGGCGTCTTCCAGAATTTGAGGAGCGTCCTTTCTGGGGATGACGATAACTCCGTCAGGATCGGCCAGGATTATGTCCCCGGCGTTCACGCTGACGTTGCCGCATGAAATCGGCACGTTGATCTCGCCGGGGCCCTCTTTGTAAGGACCTCCAGGAGTGGTGCCGGTACAGTAGACCGGGAAATCCCACTTGCCGATCTCGTCTATGTCACGGATAGGTCCGTCCAGAACAATCCCGGCTATTTTCTTGGTCTCCTTGAGATAGGCCATCATGACTTCGCCCATGAGAGATCTCGTATCGTCTTCCTCGTTTGACACAACGATGACGTCACCTTCGCTACAGAGGTTCAAAGCCGCATGGAGGGCTAGGTTATCTCCTGCTCGCCCCTTGACGGTGTATGCCGGTCCTACCATCATCTGGGCCTTGGGGCTGCTGACCAAGCGGATTCTTGGATGCATAGCGCAGCTTCGCGACATCACGTCTGCCGTGTTCGAGGCCGGGATTTTTTTGAACTGTTCCATGATCGTTGGATCGGGCATCTCTCTTTTGATATATATGCGTTTACCTACTGGCATTACTTGTCCCTCCTATTTTCTCTCATGATTTCGATGATTTCCTGCCATCCTTTAGGGGCATTGTCTATGAAACGTTCAGCGAACTTGAATTGTTCCATGTTCTCCAAACGGTGTTTTGTCGCCTCGGTCATGTCGGCGTTTATGGAGCTCTCCTCCAACATGGCTATGGACCCCTTCAATTCGGCGCCTCTACGGTGGCAATGGATGGCGGTTCCTGTGACCAGACGATTGAGATGAGACTTGAAGTCTGTGCCGTCCATCGATTTTGAGATAGAGGATACTACCTGATCGGATACGCCGTAGGCATCCGCTCCCTGGAGCATCTCGATCATGAGGGCGGCGATGCCCTTCATGAATATGCTGCGTACCAACTTGATCGCTGAGGCCGCCCCGGCTTTCTCTCCTGCGAGGGTGATCTTCATACCGTAGGGAGTCATCATTTCGTGGAATTTTTCCGCACCGTTTCCGCTGGCCGTGATGGGAACCTCATGTTTATCTTTAGGAAGAGAGCCGAGCATCGCGGCATCTACGAAAAAAACACCGCTGTCTTTGATGGCGTCCCAGATCCTTTCCTTTACAGATGGAGTGGAGGCACTGACGTCGATATAAAGCTTCCCGGGGGTTAATGCTTCTCTTATCTGATCGCATACGTCCATGGCAAAGGACGACGGAACTGCGACGAAGACCAAGTCGGCCCACTCTGCGATTTCACGAGCAGTCTTCAACATCTCCACCTTTGCCTCTTGGGCTCGATGTCGAATCAGCTTGCCCATGGTCTCATCGTCGGCCATGGCGTCGTAAGCGCGGATCTCGGAGATTCCTTCGCCGTTTAAACCTATGGATATGTTATAAGCGGCTTCGCCAAAACCGATAAAACCGATTTTCATTTTATTCCTCCTCTTCATCTTGAAGTATTCCTTTACTGATCCATGTTAGTATGAGTTTGCAACAAAACCAAACAGCTTTTTTGGGTAATTGAGACAAGATTATTTTGTAGATGATCTTAAAAAAGCGAGGCGGCCCCTAGAGAAGTTCTAAAGGACCGCCTCGCTTCTTGATTTAAAATTCGAGATCTCGGTAGACTATATCGCCGTCCTTGACCGTCATCATAGCTTTTAGGAGAATATTTCCCGTGATGACCTCTCCCAATCTGTCTCCAAATTTTGTGGGACAGTCTATCTCCTTAAGTATGGCGATGTCGGCTTTGCTACCGAGGGATAGAGAACCTATCTCACCCTGCATACCCAAGAGTTTTGAGGGGATCCATGTACAGCGTTCAATGACGTCCATGATGTCTATCCCCATGTTGCGATACTTCGAGAGGACGTGGAGCAGGTTGAATACAGCCGGCCTTTTGTAGAGGCTGCGGACGGTGAGGTCGGTGCTTATCGTGTCAGGCAGAAACCCCTCGGCAATCGCTGATCTTGCCACGGCGAAGGAAAAATGTATGTTGGCGTTGGCCACGTCGAAGATCACGCCCCTTTTCCGCGCTTTGAGTGTCTCTTTGGAGACGTGTCCAGAATCGTCCAGGATTGAGCCTCCATTGTCCTGGAAAGCGTGGGTCAATATGTCTCCAGGCCTCAACAGCTTGACGAGTTGATCCATGGGGCATGGCGGATTGGAGCAATGGACCATAACCGGTACGTTCAGTTCCTCCGCTATCTCTATGGTCGCCTTTAGGGGGTCCAGTCCCAGAGAACCTACGATCTCAGCTCCCTGACGGATCTTGAGCCCTACTAATTCGTCTCCGTAGTCATAGAAGATTCGTTTGATTTTCTTTCTATCGTAGTGTTTTGGGTCGGGATTTTCTAGGTATTGTCCTGTGGCAAGTCCAGCGGAGCACGAGTGGAGGAAGCATCGGGTTCGGAGCTTCATGCTTTTAAGCGATCCGCGATGCCCTTCGTAGGTAGCGCAGCCGGAGCTTCCGCAGTCCACGGCGGTGGTGACTCCAGAGGGAAAACAGACCGATTCTCCTGAGATGCCGATCTCTGCCAGGGGAAAGAGGTGAAGATGAAAGTCGATTAGGCCTGGAGTTACCAACGTGCCGGAACAGTCAATTGTCTGTTTTCCCGGTCCCTCTATATTGGATTCGACCGCTGCTATCCTTCCGTCCATCACGGCGATATCGCTCTTTTCTTTTTTACCTGTTGCTGGATCGACTATCGTCCCGTTTTGGATGATCAGATCGTACATGTGCTCCCTCCTCGAAGCTACACCGATGAGGTGGCTTTTCCTTCTTTATAGGAGTTCCAATGCCTCTTAAACACCGTAAACATCGATATCGCGGCTATTGCCAGGAACGTAGCGGATATGGGACGAGTAACGAATACGGACCAGTCACCTCCGCTGGCCATTAAGGCTCTTCGCAAATTCTCCTCTGCCATGGGGCCCAGGATGACCCCTATTATCAGTGGTGTTGATGGAATCTTGAACATCTTAAAAAATAGGCCTACCAGACCGAAAGCCACTACACACCAAACGTCGAATATGCGACTTGCGGAGGAGAAGGAACCGACTATACATAGCACCAAGATGACAGGCAGGAGAAGATGTTTTGGTATGTCCAGTAATTTGACGAACCACTTAAGTCCCAAGGTTTCGAAGACTATCATGAAAACATTGGCTACCATTAAAGCGGTGAATATGCCGTACATTATGTCCCCACTTTTGATGAATATCAAAGGACCTGGCGATATGCCGTGGATCATCAGGCCTCCCAGAAATATGGCCGTCACGGTATTGCCAGGTATTCCCATGGAAAGCAGGGGAATGAGTGAACTTCCCACGACGGCGTTGTTGGCCGTCTCTGAAGCTATAACTCCGTCGACTATTCCTGTGCCGAATTTTTCAGGATGTTTGGAGGCGTTTTTAGCCGCACTGTAGGATAAGAGCCCAGCTGTGGAGCCTCCGATTCCAGGCAGTATTCCGATTCCTATGCCTATAAGGGACGAGCGGATCATGTTGCCTGACTGCTGTATGAATTCGGGCCAGGATACACCAAGGCCTTTTAGACTGAATTCTTTCTTTTCCATCTTTTCGTCCAAGGTCTTTCGTCCGAAACCCGCCAGGATTATATCCGTTATGGCGAAAATCCCGATCAGTATGACTAATATGCCAAACCCAGACAAGAGCTGAAAGTTTCCGAACGTGAAACGGGTGAAGCTGTCCAGCGGGGCCATTCCGACCATGGAAAGCGTTATTCCAAATACGCCGCTTAAAAGTCCTTTGAGTAGGGATTTCCCGGATAGGCTGGCGATTATGGTAAGGGAGAAAATCGCTATGGAAAAATATTCCGCTGGGGTGAATTTCAAGGTCAGCTTAGCCAGGTATGGGGATATAAATATCAGGGCTAGGATGCTGATAAGTCCTCCTATGAAGGAGTATAGTATGCCAGCTCCCAGCGCCTTTCCGGCCTCCCCGTTATCGGCCATCGGACCACCGTCGAATATTGTGGCTATAGAGGATGGTGTCCCTGGAATCTTGAGTAGAATAGCTGTTATTAGACCGCCGGAGATGCCTCCTAGATAGAGACCGACCAACAGAGAGATGCCGTTCATAGGCTCCATTCCGAAGGACATTGGGAGGAATAGCACTACAGCCATGGTGGCCGACAGCCCCGGCATCGCTCCAAAGATTATCCCTACTATGACCCCGAAAAGTATCAGTCCTAGACAGACAGGGTTTAAAACAAGAAGAATTCCATCTAAAATCATAATTACACCTCTTATAGCGGAAGTATGCCCGGAGGCAGGATCAGGTTGAAAGCTTTTACAAATAGAAAATATATGATTATCGGGGTAACGATCGAGATCATCCCGAACAGAGGCAGTTTTCGATTTCTGGAGTTGCTCAAGATCATGGTTTGAGTGAACAGATAAAGAGCCGTTGCGATAAGGAACCCGAGGATTTTAAATAAAGCTACGTATCCTATGATGGCCAGGATGGTCATAGCCCCCCCTCCGATATCCTCGCTAGATCGACTTGTCGTTTTGCCCTTTTTCAGCAGGCTGAATACGATAAGCAATGCTGCTAGGCTTATAAAAACTATAGCTATGATCTGGGGAAAGAATCCGGAACCCACTTCTTTCGGGATGATCGGGGAAATCAATTTGGATTGTCGATACATAAAGATACCTAGAACCAGGAAGACTATTCCGCATATCAGATCCCGTATCTTGTCGTTCATGTTAACTCCTCCTTGAGTTTCTGGTTATTTGTTTTTTTATTTTGAGTATTCTTTAAGCGGCGAAGGTGTTTATTTATCAGTTTGTGGCGTTCACATTTAGATTCACCCCAAGGAGGTTTTTCGTTTGTTTTGTAAAATCGTAGATTGCAAAGACTAAATTGTCTTTGCAATCTACGATCAGTGAGCAACGTAATCGACGGATGGTGCAGTCTTGGAGTCTCCGTCGATCGTGGAAGAGCGCTCCCGAGGTTATTTCCCCATCAACTTGCGGATTTTCTGGATCTCGGCCAGATCCTCTTTGCTGGTCTGTTCTGGATCACGGTAAAACGCCTGGGCATGGAAATTTTCGAGCTTTTTCTGGAAGCTTGGATCCATGGTGATCTCTTTAAGGGCTGCTGTGAGTTTTGCCACTATGGCCTGGTCGGTTCCTTTGGGAAACTTCATTTCGTAGAGTTTTCTGCTGACCACATCATAGCCCTGTGAGGTGAAGGTCGGGACGTCTGCTATCGAAGGGATCGATTCGGAGGAGCAAATTCCTAATGCCACGAAATCCCCCTTTTCGATGTAATCCTTCAGATTCATGTAGTTGGCGACTAGAAGATCGACCTGCCCTCCCATAAATGCGACGGTGCGGTCGGCTGCGGCGGACCCGACATCGATCTTGTTGAGCTCGATTCCCATGCTCTCTTCCATCTGAGAGGATACTAGATGGGTGGAGCTTCCATACACCTGTGAGTAGGATACTTTTCCAGGGTTGGCCTTAGCGTAGGCGATCATGTCCTCCAGGTTATTCCAGCCCGAGTCCTTCCGGCATACTAGCGTATAGGTCGAATCCAACGCGACGGTCCCTATATTTTCGAAATCGTTAGTGTAGGAGAAATCGGCCACGCCGGTTACCTCCTGTACGAGAGATGCCGTGTGGTTGAAAAGGATGTTATACCCATCCGGCTTCTGAGACATGACGTATTTTGATGCGATAATGCCGCTGCCTCCGGGCATGTTGACTATGATAAACGGTTTCCCGAATTTATCGCTCAGATTTTTTGCTACGAGCCTTGCGTATAGGTCGGTGTCTCCTCCAGCGTTATAGGGCAAGGTTACTGTTACAGGTTTTTGAGGCCATTTCGATACCTCTGAGGCTTCTACCATGGAGCAGGCAACGGCGCTGAAAAAGAACAACGATAACAGGAGGCAGGATGATAAAGTTCGTTTTTTCATTTTTTTTACTTCCTTTCAGTGATTTTTATTACTTCCCTAAAACTAGCCCAATGATCTAGCTTTCGCCTATGGCGCTATTTCCCTAGCATGATATCCATAAATCACCCTCAATCATAAACAAGACTCTAAGCTGTTTCTTTATGTAGATCTACTGCTTAACATCTGCATATGGAGATGGCTTTTCCCGTTGATTCATGTTAGTATGAATTTTCAACAAAACCAAACAACGTTTTTGGGTCATAATGACAAAAAATTTTTGTTGAATTGGGAGGAGAGATCAGCTTTGGATATTATCAGTCTTTATTATTTTAATGAACTTTGTGAGGATATGAACATGACTCACACTGCATCTCGTCTCTATATAAGCCAGCAAACGCTCAGCAACCATATTCTAAGGCTTGAAAGACATTACGGGGCGCCTCTTTTTTTTCGTAGTCCTCGCTTGAGCTTGACGGATGCCGGGCGAATCATGAGACTTTTTTCAAAAAAAATTTTGGATGAGGAAACTCAACTCAAAAAACTTCTGTTCGATGTCGAGGATCAAAAAAGAGGATTGCTTCGTTTTGGGGCCAGTTCTATGAGGATAAACGACTGTCTTCCCCATATATTGCCTCAATTTTCGCAGGAATATCCTGAGGTTCAGCTGGAAATTTACAGTTCCACTTCCGCTGATTTGGAGAAAAGAGCATGCAACCGTGAATTGGACCTTACTTTATGTGTCTTGGACAGGGATATTCCGGCATTGATTTCCAGAAAGGTATTGTCTGATCAGATCTATCTCTGCGTAGCAGATAGCCTACTGGAGAAATACTATGGGGATGAAGTGGGAGACCTTAAAAAAAGGTCTTCGTTGGGTGTTGATCTAGCGGATTTTGCAGAAGTCCCATTTTTTATGTTATCCGCAGCTAATCGTCTGAGTCATACCATATCGAAATGTTTCGAGGAGGCGGACTGTATTCCTAATATATATCTTTCCGCCACACAGACCAGGCTTGGACCGTCCATTTGTGCCAACGGTCTAGCGGCCTGTTTTATGACCAGGGCCAGTCTAGCTAACACGTTGCAAGAACTTGGACGACAGGTAAATGTCTTTCCACTGATGTACCAAGGAGATCCGATATACCATCATTTATTTTTGGTTCACCATAAAAAACAATATCTGCCAAATTATGCTAAATATTTTGTTGAGTTGCTAGTTGATCATTTTGAGGAGATTGACAGTGTTTTTGCAGCGAATAGTTTGAGGTAGCTATTAACTATTTGGCTATTTTTACTCTAAGGAGCCTGTGGTACCTCGAAGTTTTGTAAACTGATGGGGTGATCGGAGGAGGGCAGTTCCGAAATGCTAAGGCATGTAATTCATTATTCATTCCATTTTTTAGTGCCATTTCTATTGGCAAAGCT
The uncultured Dethiosulfovibrio sp. genome window above contains:
- a CDS encoding RraA family protein yields the protein MPVGKRIYIKREMPDPTIMEQFKKIPASNTADVMSRSCAMHPRIRLVSSPKAQMMVGPAYTVKGRAGDNLALHAALNLCSEGDVIVVSNEEDDTRSLMGEVMMAYLKETKKIAGIVLDGPIRDIDEIGKWDFPVYCTGTTPGGPYKEGPGEINVPISCGNVSVNAGDIILADPDGVIVIPRKDAPQILEDAKAFQASDEAKLAAAKDGTAKRGWVDKLLEEKGFEIIDDVYRP
- a CDS encoding M48 family metalloprotease; its protein translation is MVQKATAKISAFAILCAVFVAIAVGPSEAKVSQGAMERAWERLSETTGFNASLHLEEKDETNAYITIENGAYKVVVFRGLLNVLETEDEIAGVLAHEMGHGIHGHLESAMKRNAGIGLLSVLLNELLDNDTVEVAIGLGATLAVQGYSREQEVEADDAGVEYAYKAGYSAWSLYNAIKRMADNGQVTSPSGFNSHPPTERRMTRLAAQAEGWEKSYVREKRKSKLPEKEAPKPKALPVDGFDPNGSDQAKVISTYPIENGLKNVLGIIQRDGYGKYSSGRYKEAAASFARGVESYDGNYLGALWAARAYHRAGRKDEARRWVDLALSINEDYRPAKELKEELMP
- a CDS encoding DUF1932 domain-containing protein, producing the protein MKIGFIGFGEAAYNISIGLNGEGISEIRAYDAMADDETMGKLIRHRAQEAKVEMLKTAREIAEWADLVFVAVPSSFAMDVCDQIREALTPGKLYIDVSASTPSVKERIWDAIKDSGVFFVDAAMLGSLPKDKHEVPITASGNGAEKFHEMMTPYGMKITLAGEKAGAASAIKLVRSIFMKGIAALMIEMLQGADAYGVSDQVVSSISKSMDGTDFKSHLNRLVTGTAIHCHRRGAELKGSIAMLEESSINADMTEATKHRLENMEQFKFAERFIDNAPKGWQEIIEIMRENRRDK
- a CDS encoding rhodanese-like domain-containing protein, with translation MDIRTWDEHIGEVSGYSYHHRKGRIPGSVFAYAGKTDSNSLDYYRNLDGTMREPRDILSMWESCGVDTSKHLSFMCGSGWRAAEVWFYARAMGLDDTSMFSDGWIGWSNEGYPFETGEPVR
- a CDS encoding DUF6282 family protein, coding for MEMAVRCMAAGMAGMVIKNHWFETASRASLLKLSFPRLSVAGGITLNRSVGGLNPFGVEKCAEMGGKFVWMPTLDSLSYQQAKSNVAISPSSGYLTLLQEDGTLKREVHEILEVAAQRNMVVATGHVGASEGLILLQAAKEHGVKRAIVTHADNPADLYTEEQQRKCVSFGAFIEHSYFTVHRKKVTVEEIVPQIRAVGIEHVVLSTDFGQKDSPFPDEGMVEYLTLLHEQGFSTSELETMIRVNPKAILS
- a CDS encoding amidohydrolase family protein; amino-acid sequence: MYDLIIQNGTIVDPATGKKEKSDIAVMDGRIAAVESNIEGPGKQTIDCSGTLVTPGLIDFHLHLFPLAEIGISGESVCFPSGVTTAVDCGSSGCATYEGHRGSLKSMKLRTRCFLHSCSAGLATGQYLENPDPKHYDRKKIKRIFYDYGDELVGLKIRQGAEIVGSLGLDPLKATIEIAEELNVPVMVHCSNPPCPMDQLVKLLRPGDILTHAFQDNGGSILDDSGHVSKETLKARKRGVIFDVANANIHFSFAVARSAIAEGFLPDTISTDLTVRSLYKRPAVFNLLHVLSKYRNMGIDIMDVIERCTWIPSKLLGMQGEIGSLSLGSKADIAILKEIDCPTKFGDRLGEVITGNILLKAMMTVKDGDIVYRDLEF
- a CDS encoding rhodanese-like domain-containing protein, with amino-acid sequence MGLRAIVGLVLLMTPLLSQSVAFSEEIDTNRLEEFIGEEHCVLVDTRDSDAFNGWRLDDVSRGGHIVGAVNFSASWLDIDHKGGEEVLKQALSDKGIVKDKTVVLYDVNGRDAAKVKVWLEGRGFGDILTYDAKKWIDDPAHPVETLPGYGLLIPAEVLKDLVNGKRPETFENAGKIIILEASWGEEKNSYAKGHIPGAVHVDTDWVEPPVERLLKGEDKPVTMWILASDDKLMDLAKRLGVSASDTVVVTGENQMAAYRVAFVMEYLGVEDVRALNGGIGSWVRAGYSLDTDSVKGEPSSTLAEHPLAGLKYWTLLTRPKRDLLATIVLCWWT
- a CDS encoding SLC13 family permease, which codes for MSPITISLAILLVTILLFIWEPVPIVVTAIASSIAYAYTGIIPVRDVFAGYNSNIIVLLAAMMVVGSSLFHTGITDIIGKRMVKITGKSERNIILVTLIVSCFLSSICSNIGVIVSMAPLVTAMCLSADLGPSKTLLALLFGSQFGGFVTLVGVGSNAAAAGVMANLGYVPFGFFAITPFGVGVCIVGTIFFAFVGAKYLPDTGYVPEFAQIEKKPFNKKCAIIACLTMAAVLTVIAMAPKAIPMHIAAVVGALVIVGTRCMTIKDAIHAIDWNCLILVGALSAMSAGIKASGAGNVMANLILEILGEHPSSFAITTVIFFTTTAITQVMSNIPTILVFLPIGMSIAESIGVSPYPIAMIITLAGAASYATPFAAPQNMMTVGWTNYKFIDFMKIGVPMILLTYLVILVTIPFVLPY